A stretch of Ferribacterium limneticum DNA encodes these proteins:
- a CDS encoding zinc ribbon domain-containing protein YjdM: MSGLPNCPKCKSEYTYEDGDNYVCPECAHEWPKNAAVTAEEKRVWRDANGNELQDGDSVTVIKDLKIKGSSSVVKVGTKVKNIRLIDGDHDIDCKIDGIGAMQLKSEFVKKA, translated from the coding sequence ATGAGCGGCTTGCCCAACTGCCCGAAGTGCAAATCGGAATACACCTACGAAGATGGCGACAATTACGTCTGCCCGGAATGCGCCCACGAATGGCCGAAGAATGCAGCCGTTACCGCCGAAGAAAAGCGCGTCTGGCGCGATGCCAACGGCAATGAACTGCAGGATGGCGACTCGGTCACCGTGATCAAGGACCTGAAGATCAAAGGCTCCTCATCGGTCGTCAAGGTTGGCACCAAGGTCAAGAACATCCGCCTGATCGATGGCGATCACGATATCGACTGCAAGATCGACGGCATCGGTGCGATGCAGCTGAAGTCGGAATTCGTCAAGAAAGCCTGA
- a CDS encoding SulP family inorganic anion transporter: MKIAFRPKLLDCLPTYNRGQLGKDIAAGITVGVLALPLAMAFSIASGCSPTAGIWTAIIAGLITSALGGSRVQIGGPTGAFIPIVYGIVAIHGFNNLLGATMLAGVFLLAMGLARMGQLIRFIPVTVVIGFTNGIAVVIFLAQIKDFFGLKIESLPAEFFHRIKTLAAYADTVDLPTLGLASACFIFLLSYNWLAQRLAILRRAPGPLVVLIVGTLVSYIFNLPVETIGTRFGGIPQELPVFGLPNLSIHDFGKLISPAITIALLGAIESLLSARVADSQIDDRHDPNQELVAQGLANIAAPLFGGFAATGAIARTSTNVKSGGRTPIAGITHAVVLIGIVLIAAPLASYVPLATLSAIVMVVAINMGEWHEFKELKRYSYNYRIILLATFFVTVLFDLTIAVELGMVLASLFFIYRMSELTRVERRPLREEASEPQFLYPDGTMRVAAWQLFGSLFFGAVNKLEALLDPAAGHPEVVILDMTQLIQLDTTGLEGLENLLDKLKKRGCTLLVCGLNSQPGSLLYRSGFVDHLGDDNVCPDLSSALQRAYILLPNLMGGSEEDY, translated from the coding sequence ATGAAAATCGCCTTTCGTCCGAAGCTGCTGGATTGCCTGCCGACCTACAATCGCGGGCAACTGGGCAAGGACATCGCCGCGGGGATTACGGTCGGGGTTCTCGCCCTGCCACTGGCCATGGCCTTCTCCATCGCCTCGGGTTGCTCGCCGACCGCCGGCATCTGGACTGCCATCATCGCCGGCCTGATTACCTCGGCACTGGGCGGCTCACGGGTCCAGATCGGCGGCCCGACCGGTGCCTTCATCCCCATCGTCTATGGCATCGTCGCCATCCATGGCTTCAACAACCTGCTCGGGGCCACCATGCTGGCCGGGGTCTTCCTGCTTGCCATGGGGCTTGCCCGCATGGGGCAGCTGATCCGTTTCATCCCGGTCACCGTCGTCATCGGCTTCACCAACGGCATTGCCGTGGTCATCTTCCTCGCCCAGATCAAGGACTTTTTCGGCCTGAAGATCGAGAGCCTGCCGGCCGAATTCTTTCACCGCATCAAGACCCTGGCTGCCTACGCCGACACCGTTGACCTGCCAACGCTGGGCCTGGCCTCGGCCTGTTTCATCTTCCTGCTCTCGTACAACTGGCTGGCCCAGCGGCTCGCCATACTGCGCCGGGCACCGGGACCGCTTGTCGTGCTGATCGTCGGCACTCTGGTTTCCTACATCTTCAACCTGCCAGTGGAAACAATCGGCACCCGCTTTGGCGGCATTCCGCAGGAATTACCCGTTTTTGGGCTACCTAATCTGTCAATTCACGATTTCGGCAAGCTGATCTCGCCGGCCATTACCATCGCCCTGCTCGGTGCCATCGAGTCACTGCTCTCGGCCCGTGTTGCCGACAGCCAGATCGACGACCGTCACGACCCTAACCAAGAACTGGTTGCCCAAGGGCTGGCCAATATTGCGGCGCCATTGTTCGGCGGCTTTGCCGCCACCGGCGCCATCGCGCGGACCTCGACCAACGTCAAGTCCGGCGGCCGGACACCCATTGCCGGCATCACCCACGCAGTGGTTCTCATCGGTATCGTGCTGATTGCCGCGCCGCTCGCCTCCTACGTGCCGCTCGCCACCCTGTCGGCCATCGTCATGGTCGTCGCCATCAACATGGGCGAATGGCACGAATTCAAGGAACTGAAGCGCTATTCCTACAACTACCGGATCATCCTGCTCGCCACCTTCTTCGTCACGGTCCTCTTTGACCTGACGATTGCGGTCGAACTGGGCATGGTGCTGGCCAGCCTGTTCTTCATCTATCGCATGTCCGAACTGACCCGCGTCGAGCGCCGCCCGCTGCGCGAAGAAGCCAGCGAGCCGCAATTCCTCTATCCGGACGGCACAATGCGGGTTGCGGCGTGGCAGTTGTTCGGCTCGCTGTTCTTTGGTGCGGTCAACAAGCTGGAAGCCCTGCTCGACCCGGCCGCCGGCCATCCGGAAGTCGTCATTCTCGACATGACGCAACTGATCCAGCTCGACACTACCGGCCTCGAAGGCCTGGAAAACCTGCTCGACAAACTGAAGAAACGCGGCTGCACGCTGCTCGTTTGCGGCCTCAATTCACAACCCGGCTCGCTCCTCTATCGCTCCGGCTTTGTCGATCACCTGGGCGACGATAATGTCTGTCCGGACCTCTCCAGCGCCCTCCAGCGCGCCTACATCCTGCTGCCCAATCTGATGGGCGGCAGCGAAGAAGACTACTAA
- a CDS encoding CopG family transcriptional regulator: MENRTARLTILIDPQKKKIFEEICAAKDLTPSQVVRRLVRQYVIDNAGNRDLPEWLKPGSTAGD; the protein is encoded by the coding sequence ATGGAGAACAGAACTGCCCGCTTGACGATCCTGATCGATCCGCAAAAGAAAAAGATCTTCGAGGAAATCTGTGCCGCCAAAGACCTGACGCCTTCGCAGGTGGTGCGTCGGCTGGTTCGTCAGTACGTCATCGACAACGCCGGCAACCGCGATCTGCCTGAGTGGCTGAAGCCTGGCAGCACGGCCGGCGATTAA
- the metG gene encoding methionine--tRNA ligase, with protein MSRKILVTSALPYANGAIHLGHLVEYIQTDIWVRFQKMSGNECWYVCADDTHGTPIMLRAEKEGITPEQLIARVHGEHSRDFAGFHVGFDNYYSTHSDETRDCANDIYLKLRAAGLIETRTIEQYYDPVKQLFLPDRFIKGECPKCGAKDQYGDNCESCGAAYAPTDLKDPYSAISGAKPELRTSEHYFFKLSDPRCEAFLRQYTSRDNGVLQNEAANKMQEWLGAPGENKLTDWDISRDAPYFGFEIPDAPGKYFYVWLDAPIGYMGSFKNLCSKNGLDFDEYFKPDSKTELYHFIGKDILYFHALFWPAELAHAGFRTPTKIFAHGFLTVDGAKMSKSRGTFITAESFLKTGLNPEWLRYYYAAKLSATMEDIDLSLDDFVARVNSDLVGKYVNIASRSAGFITKRFNGQLAPAAADLPAIKGIQEAASRIAELYEAREFGKAMREIMALTDAANQYVDSVKPWELAKQEGKEVELHAACTNALNLFRLLTVLLKPILPIVANKVEKFLNIAPLQWTDTQSLLAGGHAINVYEHLMTRVDPKLIEKLVEANKESLAPTQEVQSQQRHAEHQQNEVKTESPWEPFCNIDDFMKVDLRIVRIANAEHVEGADKLVRLTLDVGNDETRNVFAGIKAAYDPAQLIGRLTVMVANLAPRKMKFGLSEGMVLAASDPEGKTPGIFLLSPDSGAQPGMRVK; from the coding sequence ATGTCGCGCAAAATCCTCGTCACTTCCGCCCTGCCCTACGCCAATGGCGCCATCCACCTCGGCCACCTGGTCGAATATATCCAGACCGATATCTGGGTACGTTTCCAGAAGATGTCCGGCAACGAGTGCTGGTACGTCTGCGCCGACGACACCCACGGCACGCCGATCATGCTGCGCGCCGAGAAGGAAGGGATCACGCCGGAGCAACTGATCGCCCGCGTCCATGGCGAGCATTCCCGTGACTTCGCCGGTTTCCATGTCGGTTTCGACAATTACTACAGCACGCACTCCGACGAAACCCGCGACTGCGCCAACGACATCTATCTGAAGCTGCGCGCCGCCGGCCTGATCGAAACGCGAACCATCGAGCAGTATTACGACCCGGTCAAGCAACTGTTTCTGCCTGACCGCTTCATCAAGGGCGAATGCCCGAAGTGTGGCGCCAAGGACCAGTATGGCGACAACTGCGAGTCCTGCGGTGCAGCCTATGCGCCGACCGACCTGAAAGATCCGTACTCGGCGATCTCCGGCGCCAAGCCGGAATTGCGCACTTCCGAACATTACTTTTTCAAGCTCTCCGACCCGCGCTGCGAGGCCTTTCTGCGCCAATACACCAGCCGCGACAACGGCGTGCTGCAGAACGAAGCCGCTAACAAGATGCAGGAATGGCTGGGCGCGCCCGGCGAGAACAAACTGACCGACTGGGACATTTCGCGCGACGCCCCCTATTTCGGCTTCGAAATTCCCGATGCACCGGGCAAGTATTTCTACGTCTGGCTCGACGCGCCGATCGGCTACATGGGCTCGTTCAAGAATCTGTGCAGCAAGAACGGCCTCGATTTCGACGAGTACTTCAAGCCCGACTCCAAGACCGAGCTCTACCATTTCATCGGCAAGGACATCCTTTACTTCCACGCCCTGTTCTGGCCGGCCGAACTGGCCCATGCCGGTTTCCGCACGCCGACCAAGATCTTCGCGCACGGTTTCCTGACCGTCGATGGCGCCAAGATGTCCAAATCGCGCGGCACCTTCATCACCGCCGAGAGCTTCCTGAAGACCGGGCTGAATCCGGAGTGGCTGCGCTATTACTATGCGGCCAAGCTGTCGGCCACGATGGAAGACATCGACCTCAGCCTCGATGACTTCGTCGCCCGCGTCAATTCGGACCTGGTCGGCAAGTACGTGAACATTGCCAGCCGCTCCGCCGGCTTCATCACCAAGCGCTTCAATGGCCAACTGGCGCCGGCTGCTGCCGATCTGCCGGCCATCAAGGGCATTCAGGAAGCAGCCAGCCGCATCGCCGAGCTGTATGAAGCCCGCGAGTTTGGCAAGGCCATGCGCGAGATCATGGCGTTGACCGATGCCGCCAACCAGTACGTCGATAGCGTCAAGCCGTGGGAACTGGCCAAGCAGGAAGGCAAGGAAGTCGAACTGCACGCCGCCTGCACCAACGCGCTGAATCTGTTCCGCCTGCTCACCGTGCTGCTGAAGCCGATCCTGCCCATCGTCGCCAACAAGGTCGAGAAATTCCTCAACATCGCCCCGCTGCAGTGGACCGATACGCAGAGCCTTCTGGCCGGCGGCCACGCCATCAATGTCTATGAGCACCTGATGACCCGCGTCGATCCCAAGCTGATCGAAAAACTGGTCGAAGCCAACAAGGAATCGCTGGCTCCGACGCAGGAAGTCCAGTCCCAGCAACGCCATGCCGAACACCAGCAAAACGAAGTGAAGACGGAAAGCCCCTGGGAGCCATTCTGCAATATCGACGATTTCATGAAGGTCGACCTGCGCATAGTCCGCATCGCCAACGCCGAACACGTCGAAGGTGCCGACAAGCTGGTCCGCCTGACGCTGGATGTCGGGAACGACGAAACACGCAATGTCTTCGCCGGCATCAAGGCGGCCTACGATCCGGCGCAGTTGATCGGCCGATTGACCGTCATGGTCGCCAACCTGGCGCCGCGAAAAATGAAATTTGGATTATCGGAAGGCATGGTCCTCGCCGCTTCCGACCCGGAAGGCAAAACGCCCGGGATTTTCCTGCTGTCGCCGGATTCCGGCGCTCAGCCCGGCATGCGAGTCAAGTAA
- a CDS encoding response regulator transcription factor — translation MNFAVVEDSRSQAEVLKALLKSEGHQVEIFAEGKPCIEALKTRSFDFFVIDWNLPDIGGDEVLKQIREHCGWDVPVLFCTGRTDEEAAADILRLGADDYVPKPIRYMEFLARVQSLLRRRKPRPATLQFGNIEIDLEGRRIRLCGLDVELTQREFELAVILLRNVGRVLSREELLTSVWSREAGVDTRTVDTHASRLRKKLGLAGESGLMLSSVYGQGYRLDTVQPA, via the coding sequence ATGAACTTTGCGGTCGTTGAAGACAGCAGAAGCCAGGCTGAAGTTCTGAAGGCACTTTTGAAGAGTGAAGGCCATCAGGTCGAGATTTTCGCCGAAGGCAAGCCCTGCATCGAGGCGCTGAAGACGCGCAGCTTCGACTTTTTCGTCATTGACTGGAATCTGCCGGATATTGGCGGTGACGAAGTTCTCAAGCAAATTCGGGAACATTGTGGCTGGGATGTGCCGGTCCTGTTCTGCACCGGTCGTACCGACGAAGAGGCGGCGGCCGATATTCTTCGTCTGGGTGCCGATGATTATGTCCCGAAGCCCATCCGCTACATGGAGTTCCTGGCGCGCGTCCAGTCTTTGCTGCGCCGCCGGAAGCCTCGCCCTGCCACCCTGCAGTTCGGCAATATCGAAATCGACCTCGAGGGGCGGCGAATTCGATTGTGCGGCCTGGATGTCGAGCTGACCCAGCGCGAATTTGAACTCGCCGTCATCCTGTTGCGTAATGTGGGTCGTGTGCTGTCGCGGGAAGAGTTGCTGACCAGTGTCTGGTCGCGGGAGGCGGGGGTGGATACCCGTACCGTCGATACGCATGCCAGCCGTTTGCGCAAGAAACTGGGGCTGGCTGGGGAAAGCGGCCTGATGCTTTCCTCCGTTTATGGCCAGGGTTACCGGCTGGATACAGTTCAGCCGGCCTGA
- the apbC gene encoding iron-sulfur cluster carrier protein ApbC, which translates to MSLSEQQIKAALSAAVDPNTGKDFVAGKAVKNIKIDGNDVAFDIELGYPAKTQIDLIRKQVIAAVRAVPGIGNISANVFTKIVAHSVQMGVKLMPGVKNIIAVASGKGGVGKSTTAVNLALALVQEGASVGILDADIYGPSQPQMLGLAGQQPESKDGQSMEPLEAYGLQAMSIGFMVDVETPMVWRGPMVAQALDQMLGQTNWHDIDYLIVDMPPGTGDIQLSLAQKVPVTGAVIITTPQDIALIDARKGLKMFEKVNIPILGIVENMSIHICSKCGHEEHIFGEGGGERMCQDYDVEFLGSLPLEMAIRQMADGGKPTVVGDPDSRTAEIYRGIARRVAVKIAEKAKDMTSKFPNIVVQNT; encoded by the coding sequence ATGAGTCTTTCAGAACAGCAAATCAAGGCTGCGCTTTCTGCTGCGGTCGATCCCAATACTGGTAAGGATTTCGTCGCCGGCAAGGCGGTGAAGAACATCAAGATCGACGGTAACGACGTCGCCTTCGATATCGAACTCGGCTACCCGGCCAAGACCCAGATTGATCTCATCCGCAAGCAGGTGATCGCGGCTGTGCGTGCGGTGCCGGGTATCGGCAATATTTCCGCCAACGTTTTCACCAAGATTGTCGCTCACTCGGTGCAGATGGGCGTCAAGCTGATGCCGGGCGTCAAGAACATCATCGCGGTGGCTTCCGGCAAGGGTGGCGTCGGCAAGAGCACGACCGCGGTCAATCTGGCCCTGGCCCTGGTCCAGGAAGGCGCCAGCGTCGGTATCCTCGATGCCGACATCTACGGCCCGTCGCAGCCGCAAATGCTCGGCCTGGCTGGTCAGCAGCCGGAATCGAAGGACGGCCAGAGCATGGAGCCGCTTGAGGCCTATGGCCTGCAGGCGATGTCCATCGGTTTCATGGTCGATGTCGAAACGCCGATGGTCTGGCGCGGGCCGATGGTGGCGCAGGCGCTCGACCAGATGCTGGGCCAGACCAACTGGCACGATATCGATTATTTGATCGTCGACATGCCGCCAGGTACCGGTGACATCCAGTTGTCACTGGCCCAGAAGGTGCCGGTGACCGGTGCTGTGATCATCACCACGCCGCAGGACATCGCGCTGATCGACGCGCGCAAGGGCCTGAAGATGTTCGAGAAGGTGAATATCCCCATCCTCGGCATTGTCGAGAACATGAGCATCCACATTTGCTCGAAGTGTGGTCACGAAGAGCATATCTTCGGCGAAGGCGGCGGCGAGCGAATGTGCCAGGACTACGACGTCGAGTTCCTGGGCAGCCTGCCGCTGGAAATGGCCATTCGCCAGATGGCCGATGGCGGCAAGCCGACCGTGGTTGGCGACCCGGATTCGCGCACGGCCGAGATCTACCGCGGCATCGCCCGCCGCGTGGCAGTCAAGATTGCCGAGAAAGCCAAGGATATGACCTCGAAGTTCCCCAATATCGTGGTCCAGAACACCTAA
- the dcd gene encoding dCTP deaminase: MAIKSDKWIRRMAAEHGMIEPFEPELVREANGEKIVSYGTSSYGYDIRCAREFKVFTNINSTVVDPKNFDPKSFVEIESDVCIIPPNSFALARTMEYFRIPRSVLTVCLGKSTYARCGIIVNVTPFEPEWEGYVTLEFSNTTPLPAKIYAGEGCAQVLFFESDEICETSYKDRGGKYQGQVGVTLPKI; encoded by the coding sequence ATGGCCATCAAATCAGACAAATGGATACGCCGCATGGCGGCAGAGCACGGCATGATCGAGCCGTTCGAACCCGAGCTGGTGCGTGAAGCGAATGGCGAAAAGATCGTCTCCTACGGCACCTCCAGTTACGGCTACGATATTCGTTGCGCCCGTGAGTTCAAGGTCTTCACCAACATCAACTCGACCGTCGTCGATCCGAAGAACTTCGACCCGAAGTCCTTCGTCGAGATCGAATCCGATGTCTGCATCATCCCGCCGAACTCTTTTGCCCTGGCCCGGACCATGGAATATTTCCGTATTCCGCGCTCGGTGCTGACCGTCTGCCTCGGCAAGTCGACCTATGCCCGCTGCGGCATCATCGTCAATGTGACGCCGTTCGAGCCGGAATGGGAAGGCTACGTCACGCTGGAGTTTTCCAATACGACGCCGCTGCCCGCCAAGATCTACGCCGGTGAAGGTTGTGCCCAGGTGCTGTTCTTCGAATCCGACGAGATTTGCGAAACCTCGTACAAGGATCGTGGCGGCAAGTACCAGGGGCAAGTTGGCGTGACCCTACCCAAAATCTGA
- a CDS encoding arginine/lysine/ornithine decarboxylase, which translates to MRFHFPIIIIDEDFRSENTSGFGIRALAEAIEKEGMEVVGVTSYGDLTSFAQQQSRASAFILSIDDEELALEPEETLAELRAFVKEIRNRNAEIPIFLHGETRTSRHIPNDVLRELHGFIHMFEDTPEFIARNVKREAQAYLDSLPPPFFRALTHYAADGSYSWHCPGHSGGVAFLKSPVGQMFHQFFGENMLRADVCNAVEELGQLLDHTGPVAASERNAARIFNADHLYFVTNGTSTSNKIVWHSTVAPNDIVVVDRNCHKSILHAIMMTGAIPVFLMPTRNNFGIIGPIPKSEFLWENIQKKIAANPFITDKTAKPRVLTITQSTYDGILYNVEDIKEELDGKIDTLHFDEAWLPHAAFHDFYGDYHAIGADRPRCKESMIFSTQSTHKLLAGLSQASQILVQDADNYKLDRDIFNEAYLMHTSTSPQYSIIASCDVAAAMMEEPAGTALVEESITEALDFRRAMRKVDEEWGADWWFKVWGPDDLSEEGIEERDAWMLKPGERWHGFSNLADGFNMLDPIKATIITPGLDVDGDFADEFGIPAAIVTKYLAEHGVIVEKCGLYSFFIMFTIGITKGRWNTLVTALQQFKDDYDKNQPLWKVLPEFVQKNPRYERVGLRDLCTQIHSVYKQNDVARLTTEMYLSDMVPAMRPADAFAKMAHRDIERVPVDELLGRVTAVLLTPYPPGIPLLIPGERFNQTICSYLKFAREFNARFPGFETDVHGLVKGADGTYYVDCVR; encoded by the coding sequence ATGCGCTTCCACTTCCCCATCATCATCATCGACGAGGACTTCCGCTCGGAAAATACCTCGGGTTTCGGTATCCGCGCCCTGGCCGAGGCGATCGAGAAGGAGGGCATGGAAGTGGTCGGCGTGACCAGCTACGGCGACCTGACCTCGTTCGCCCAGCAGCAGAGCCGCGCCTCGGCTTTCATCCTGTCGATTGACGACGAGGAACTGGCGCTGGAGCCCGAAGAGACGCTGGCCGAGCTGCGCGCCTTCGTCAAGGAAATCCGCAACCGCAACGCCGAGATACCGATCTTCCTGCATGGCGAAACCCGCACCTCGCGCCACATCCCGAACGACGTGCTGCGCGAGCTGCATGGCTTCATCCACATGTTCGAGGACACGCCGGAGTTCATCGCTCGCAACGTCAAGCGCGAGGCGCAGGCTTATCTCGATTCGCTGCCGCCGCCGTTCTTCCGGGCGCTGACGCATTACGCGGCCGATGGCTCGTATTCCTGGCACTGCCCCGGCCACTCGGGCGGCGTCGCCTTCCTGAAGTCGCCGGTCGGCCAGATGTTCCACCAGTTCTTCGGCGAAAACATGCTGCGTGCCGACGTCTGCAATGCCGTCGAGGAACTCGGCCAACTGCTCGACCACACTGGCCCGGTCGCCGCTTCCGAGCGCAACGCGGCTCGCATCTTCAATGCTGACCACCTGTATTTCGTCACCAACGGCACCTCGACCTCGAACAAGATCGTCTGGCATTCGACCGTCGCGCCGAACGACATCGTCGTCGTCGACCGCAACTGCCACAAGTCCATCCTGCACGCCATCATGATGACCGGCGCGATTCCGGTCTTCCTGATGCCGACGCGCAACAACTTCGGCATCATCGGCCCGATCCCGAAGTCGGAATTCCTCTGGGAGAACATCCAGAAGAAGATCGCGGCCAATCCGTTCATTACCGACAAGACGGCCAAACCGCGCGTCCTGACCATCACCCAGTCGACCTACGACGGCATCCTCTACAACGTCGAGGACATCAAGGAAGAGCTGGACGGCAAGATCGATACCCTGCATTTCGACGAAGCCTGGTTGCCGCACGCCGCCTTCCACGATTTCTACGGCGATTACCACGCCATCGGCGCCGATCGCCCGCGCTGCAAGGAGTCGATGATTTTCTCGACGCAATCGACGCACAAGCTGCTGGCTGGCCTGTCGCAGGCGTCGCAGATCCTGGTGCAGGATGCCGACAACTACAAGCTCGACCGCGACATCTTCAACGAGGCCTACCTGATGCACACCTCGACCTCGCCGCAGTACTCAATCATCGCCTCGTGCGATGTGGCGGCGGCGATGATGGAAGAGCCGGCCGGTACCGCGCTGGTCGAAGAGTCGATCACCGAAGCCCTTGATTTCCGCCGCGCCATGCGCAAGGTGGACGAAGAGTGGGGCGCTGACTGGTGGTTCAAGGTCTGGGGGCCGGACGACCTGTCCGAAGAAGGTATCGAGGAGCGCGATGCCTGGATGCTCAAGCCGGGCGAGCGCTGGCACGGTTTCAGCAATCTGGCCGACGGTTTCAACATGCTCGACCCGATCAAGGCGACCATCATCACCCCGGGCCTCGATGTCGATGGCGACTTTGCCGACGAATTCGGTATTCCCGCCGCCATCGTCACCAAGTACCTGGCCGAACATGGCGTCATCGTCGAGAAGTGCGGCCTCTACAGCTTCTTCATCATGTTCACCATCGGCATCACCAAGGGCCGCTGGAACACGCTGGTGACCGCGCTGCAGCAGTTCAAGGACGATTACGACAAGAACCAGCCGCTGTGGAAGGTGCTGCCCGAGTTCGTGCAGAAGAATCCGCGTTACGAGCGCGTCGGCCTACGTGACCTATGCACGCAGATTCACAGCGTCTACAAGCAGAACGACGTGGCCCGCCTGACCACCGAAATGTACCTGTCGGACATGGTGCCGGCGATGCGTCCGGCCGATGCCTTCGCCAAGATGGCGCACCGCGACATCGAGCGGGTGCCGGTGGATGAATTGCTGGGGCGCGTCACGGCCGTATTGCTGACGCCGTACCCGCCGGGCATCCCGCTGCTGATTCCGGGCGAGCGCTTCAACCAGACGATTTGCAGCTATCTGAAGTTCGCGCGCGAGTTCAACGCCCGCTTCCCCGGCTTCGAGACCGATGTGCACGGTCTGGTCAAGGGCGCCGATGGCACCTACTACGTGGATTGCGTGCGCTGA
- a CDS encoding dihydrofolate reductase gives MSEIIIIAAIAKNRVIGKDNTLIWNIPEDMAHFKTLTAGQTVVMGRKTWESLPPRFRPLPGRRNIVISRQADYAAPGAEVTDALDQALKLASTAESIFIIGGEQIYTQAMAVADRLEITEVDLEPEGDARFPEIGAADWHVAQKNTPSSQSGTGFSFVTYRRK, from the coding sequence ATGTCCGAAATCATCATCATCGCCGCCATCGCCAAAAACCGGGTCATCGGCAAGGACAACACCTTGATCTGGAACATTCCGGAGGACATGGCGCACTTCAAGACGCTGACCGCCGGCCAGACGGTGGTCATGGGCCGCAAGACCTGGGAATCGTTGCCGCCGCGTTTCCGCCCGCTCCCCGGCCGCCGCAACATCGTGATCAGCCGCCAGGCCGATTACGCCGCCCCCGGCGCCGAAGTGACCGACGCTCTCGACCAGGCCCTGAAGCTGGCGTCGACCGCCGAAAGCATTTTCATCATTGGTGGTGAGCAGATTTATACGCAGGCCATGGCCGTCGCCGACCGACTGGAAATCACCGAAGTCGACCTCGAACCCGAGGGCGATGCCAGGTTCCCGGAAATCGGCGCAGCCGACTGGCACGTCGCGCAAAAAAACACCCCGTCCAGCCAAAGCGGAACGGGGTTTTCTTTTGTGACCTATCGCCGCAAATAG